From Nerophis lumbriciformis linkage group LG11, RoL_Nlum_v2.1, whole genome shotgun sequence, one genomic window encodes:
- the gpx9 gene encoding glutathione peroxidase 9: MADKSIYDFSAETLDGVAVRLSDYRGKVLLVVNVATFUGSTIEEYHRLNALMEMFGDLNFIVLGFCCNQFGLQSPEGSHETLNILKYVRPGGGFVPKFPIFGKVEVNGSNEDPLFTYLKESLPFVNPVIGDMKKFYWSPIAVDDIRWNFEKFLITAGGEPFRRYELHCPVDKVEKDIAHLL; this comes from the exons ATGGCCGACAAATCCATCTACGACTTCTCCGCCGAGACGCTGGACGGAGTGGCGGTTCGTCTCAGCGACTACCGTGGGAAGGTGCTCCTGGTCGTGAACGTGGCCACCTTCTGAGGGTCCACCATAGAGGAG taccatCGACTGAATGCACTCATGGAAATGTTTGGTGACCTCAACTTCATCGTTCTGGGATTCTGTTGCAACCAGTTCGGCCTTCAGTCCCCTG AGGGCAGTCATGAAACCTTAAACATCCTTAAGTACGTAAGACCTGGAGGAGGATTTGTGCCAAAGTTTCCCATCTTCGGTAAAGTGGAGGTTAACGGATCAAACGAAGATCCACTCTTCACCTACCTGAAG GAGTCTTTGCCCTTTGTGAACCCTGTCATAGGAGACATGAAGAAGTTCTACTGGTCACCCATCGCAGTCGATGACATCCGATGGAACTTCGAGAAGTTCCTGATCACCGCAGGCGGCGAGCCCTTCCGCAG GTATGAACTTCACTGTCCCGTCGACAAGGTGGAGAAGGATATTGCCCATCTTCTCTAG
- the fbxl15 gene encoding F-box/LRR-repeat protein 15 isoform X1 produces the protein MEEEENALTRCRLLDLPWEDVLVAHILSCLPLRQLVSLQRVSKRFRALIQIYFAKCKSFDPAEQSIPKEAFIFMMKDNKVLQKLCLQSCSYWLTDHDLLPILSQNQRLLSVNMAGCVGLTRHSLAALSLTCCAHLSHLALADCSFVDGVSLRSLADHCGELRSVNLAGCRQLKDDAICYLAKKCAKLTFLSLALNGNITDESVEEVAKNCRSLEHLDLNCCLLVSNQSIRTLGEYCPKLQSLKVKHCHQVTESSLEPLRKRNVLIDLQPLPESARLSHVLRYTPFVNLQAAHNLKVGERCRGEAATKHTPLQPAAPIPVIVLVSN, from the exons ATGGAGGAAGAGGAGAACGCACTAAC CAGATGTCGCCTGTTGGATCTACCCTGGGAGGATGTGCTGGTCGCGCATATTCTCTCCTGCTTGCCTTTAAGGCAGCTAGTCAGCCTGCAAAGAGTGAGCAAGCGGTTTCGCGCACTCATCCAGATCTATTTCGCCAAATGCAAGAGTTTCGACCCA GCAGAGCAGTCCATTCCTAAGGAAGCCTTTATCTTCATGATGAaggacaacaaagttctgcagaagcTGTGCCTCCAGAGCTGCTCGTACTGGCTGACAGACCACGACCTGCTCCCGATTCTCAGCCAGAACCAGCGTCTTCTCAGCGTGAACATGGCCGGGTGTGTCGGTCTGACTCGCCACTCCCTGGCGGCGTTGTCTTTGACCTGCTGCGCACACCTGAGCCACCTCGCCCTGGCGGACTGCAGCTTCGTGGACGGCGTGTCCCTGCGCAGCTTGGCCGACCACTGTGGAGAGCTGCGCTCCGTCAACCTCGCCGGGTGCCGCCAGCTAAAAGACGACGCCATCTGCTACCTGGCCAAGAAGTGTGCAAAGTTAACCTTTCTTTCTTTGGCGCTCAATGGAAATATCACAGACGAGTCTGTGGAGGAGGTGGCCAAGAACTGCAGGAGCCTCGAGCATCTGGACTTGAATTGTTGCCTGCTTGTCAGTAACCAGTCCATCAG GACCCTTGGAGAATATTGCCCCAAGCTACAGTCCTTGAAGGTGAAACACTGCCACCAGGTGACGGAGTCCAGCCTGGAGCCTCTACGCAAGCGCAACGTGCTCATCGATCTCCAGCCGCTACCGGAGAGTGCACGGCTGTCGCACGTGCTGCGATACACTCCTTTTGTCAATTTACAG gctgcacataacctgaaggttggagaaaggtgtcgtggagaagcagcgacgaaGCACACCCCTcttcaacctgcagcgccaattccagtgatagtgctggtgagtaactaa
- the fbxl15 gene encoding F-box/LRR-repeat protein 15 isoform X2 yields MEEEENALTCRLLDLPWEDVLVAHILSCLPLRQLVSLQRVSKRFRALIQIYFAKCKSFDPAEQSIPKEAFIFMMKDNKVLQKLCLQSCSYWLTDHDLLPILSQNQRLLSVNMAGCVGLTRHSLAALSLTCCAHLSHLALADCSFVDGVSLRSLADHCGELRSVNLAGCRQLKDDAICYLAKKCAKLTFLSLALNGNITDESVEEVAKNCRSLEHLDLNCCLLVSNQSIRTLGEYCPKLQSLKVKHCHQVTESSLEPLRKRNVLIDLQPLPESARLSHVLRYTPFVNLQAAHNLKVGERCRGEAATKHTPLQPAAPIPVIVLVSN; encoded by the exons ATGGAGGAAGAGGAGAACGCACTAAC ATGTCGCCTGTTGGATCTACCCTGGGAGGATGTGCTGGTCGCGCATATTCTCTCCTGCTTGCCTTTAAGGCAGCTAGTCAGCCTGCAAAGAGTGAGCAAGCGGTTTCGCGCACTCATCCAGATCTATTTCGCCAAATGCAAGAGTTTCGACCCA GCAGAGCAGTCCATTCCTAAGGAAGCCTTTATCTTCATGATGAaggacaacaaagttctgcagaagcTGTGCCTCCAGAGCTGCTCGTACTGGCTGACAGACCACGACCTGCTCCCGATTCTCAGCCAGAACCAGCGTCTTCTCAGCGTGAACATGGCCGGGTGTGTCGGTCTGACTCGCCACTCCCTGGCGGCGTTGTCTTTGACCTGCTGCGCACACCTGAGCCACCTCGCCCTGGCGGACTGCAGCTTCGTGGACGGCGTGTCCCTGCGCAGCTTGGCCGACCACTGTGGAGAGCTGCGCTCCGTCAACCTCGCCGGGTGCCGCCAGCTAAAAGACGACGCCATCTGCTACCTGGCCAAGAAGTGTGCAAAGTTAACCTTTCTTTCTTTGGCGCTCAATGGAAATATCACAGACGAGTCTGTGGAGGAGGTGGCCAAGAACTGCAGGAGCCTCGAGCATCTGGACTTGAATTGTTGCCTGCTTGTCAGTAACCAGTCCATCAG GACCCTTGGAGAATATTGCCCCAAGCTACAGTCCTTGAAGGTGAAACACTGCCACCAGGTGACGGAGTCCAGCCTGGAGCCTCTACGCAAGCGCAACGTGCTCATCGATCTCCAGCCGCTACCGGAGAGTGCACGGCTGTCGCACGTGCTGCGATACACTCCTTTTGTCAATTTACAG gctgcacataacctgaaggttggagaaaggtgtcgtggagaagcagcgacgaaGCACACCCCTcttcaacctgcagcgccaattccagtgatagtgctggtgagtaactaa